A region of Vitis riparia cultivar Riparia Gloire de Montpellier isolate 1030 chromosome 12, EGFV_Vit.rip_1.0, whole genome shotgun sequence DNA encodes the following proteins:
- the LOC117926563 gene encoding disease resistance protein RPV1-like isoform X4: MASSSTSLSVASSSSTHPWKYEVFLSFRGEDTRKSFTDHLHKALRRYGIHAFIDDQLRRGEQISSALLRAIEESRFSIIIFSEHYASSSWCLDELTKILQCVKEGRHTAFPVFYNVDPSHVRKQKGSYGVAFTKHEQVYRDNMEKVVEWRKALTVASNLSGWDSRDKHESEVIKEIVSKIWKELNDASSCNMEALVGMASHIQNMVSLLRIGSDDVRMVGIWGMAGIGKTTIAEAVYQKIHTQFEGCCFLSNVGEKSQNNDPADMQMELLSQIFWEGNLNTRIFNRGINAIKNTLHSMKVLIVLDDVDCPQQLEVLAGNHNWFGLGSRIIITTRDKHLLDEKVKIYEVKELNNDKACMLFCQHAFKYEPPTEDFVQLRDHALNYTKGNPLALKILGCLLYNRSKAEWEGELEKLRRIPNKKIQDVLKISFDRLEENQKSVFLDLACFFKGQDKDYVTNVLKSCDFFPAIEIPILRERSLTTIDSYNKVCMHDLIQEMGCEILRQESIPGKRSRLWVNEDVIHVLTTNTGTEAVEGIVLDLSTLKELHFSVDVFRKMNRLRILRFCNAQIRDSWDYAWKWGNYDWYKYQYPKCKLHLYGDFKFLSNNLRSLYWDGYPLKSLPSNFHPEKLVELKMCFSQLERLWEGNKSFQNLKFVELCHSQHLIKTPDFSGAPNLRRIFLVGCRSLVLVHPSIGALKKLICLNLEGCKNLNSFLSSIHMESLQNLNLSGCSKLKKFPEVQGAMDNLSELSLKGTAIKGLPLSIEYLNGLALLNLGECKSLDSLPSFIFKLKSLKTLILSNCSRLKKLPEIGENMESLKELFLDDTGLRELPSSIEHLNGLVLLKLKNCKKLASLPESICKLTSLQTLTLSGCSELKKLPDDMGSLQCLVKLKANGTGIQEVPTSITLLTKLEVLSLAGCKGGESKSRNLALSLRASPTDGLRPSFLPVLCPLKKLNLSDCNLLEGGLPSDLSSLSWLECLDLSRNSFITVPSLSRLPRLNRLILEHCKSLRSLPELPSSIEELVANDCTSLETISNPSSAYAWRKSTFFYFEFSNCFRLVENEQRDNVEAILLGPCLVSSRPQYMALSDLLAAHRRGLSIFYDAVVPGSSIPEWFTHQSLGCSVTVELPPHCCSTRLMGLAVCVVFHPNIGMARASIT, from the exons ATGGCTTCTTCTTCAACCAGTCTCTCAGTAGCTTCTTCCTCTTCCACCCATCCATGGAAGTATGAAGTCTTCCTTAGTTTCAGAGGAGAAGACACCCGCAAAAGCTTTACTGATCATCTTCACAAGGCGCTTCGTCGATATGGAATCCACGCTTTCATAGATGACCAACTCAGGAGAGGCGAACAAATATCTTCAGCACTCCTAAGGGCAATTGAAGAATCAAGGTTTTCCATCATCATTTTCTCCGAACACTATGCTTCTTCAAGTTGGTGTTTGGATGAACTTACAAAGATTCTTCAGTGTGTCAAAGAGGGAAGACATACAGCTTTTCCTGTTTTCTATAATGTAGATCCCTCTCatgtaagaaaacaaaaagggagttATGGAGTAGCATTTACAAAGCATGAACAAGTTTACAGGGACAACATGGAGAAAGTGGTCGAGTGGAGAAAAGCTCTAACTGTGGCATCCAATCTTTCTGGATGGGATTCACGAGATAA ACATGAATCCGAGGTTATTAAGGAAATTGTTTCCAAGATCTGGAAAGAACTGAATGATGCATCCTCATGCAACATGGAGGCTCTAGTTGGAATGGCTTCTCATATACAGAACATGGTTTCATTATTACGTATTGGGTCAGATGATGTTCGGATGGTAGGAATTTGGGGCATGGCTGGCATAGGTAAGACTACCATTGCTGAGGCTGTTTATCAGAAAATTCACACTCAATTTGAAGGTTGTTGCTTTCTTTCAAATGTTGGAGAAAAATCACAAAACAATGATCCAGCTGATATGCAAATGGAACtcctttcacaaattttttggGAAGGAAATCTAAATACAAGAATTTTCAATAGAGGAATCAATGCTATAAAAAACACGCTCCACTCCATGAAGGTCCTTATTGTTCTTGACGATGTGGATTGTCCACAACAATTGGAGGTTTTAGCTGGAAATCATAACTGGTTTGGTTTAGGAAGTAGAATTATCATAACAACCAGAGACAAACATTTGCTAGATGAGAAAGTTAAAATATATGAAGTTAAGGAATTAAACAATGATAAAGCTTGTATGCTCTTTTGTCAACATGCCTTTAAATATGAGCCTCCTACAGAAGATTTTGTACAGCTACGTGACCATGCCCTAAATTATACAAAGGGCAATCCCTTAGCCCTTAAAATCTTGGGTTGTCTTCTATACAATAGAAGCAAAGCGGAAtgggagggtgaattggaaaAACTCAGaagaattccaaacaaaaagATTCAAGATGTGCTCAAAATAAGTTTTGATAGATTAGAGGAGAATCAAAAGAGTGTATTTCTCGACTTGGCATGCTTCTTTAAAGGGCAAGACAAAGATTACGTCACAAACGTATTGAAAAGTTGTGATTTCTTTCCAGCAATTGAGATACCTATTCTTAGAGAGAGGTCTCTCACAACTATTGATTCATATAATAAGGTGTGCATGCATGATTTGATACAAGAAATGGGATGCGAAATTCTTCGGCAAGAATCTATCCCCGGCAAACGCAGTAGGTTGTGGGTTAATGAGGATGTCATCCATGTATTAACAACAAATACA GGGACTGAAGCAGTTGAAGGCATAGTCCTTGACTTGTCTACTTTAAAAGAGCTACACTTCAGTGTTGATGTCTTTAGAAAGATGAACAGATTAAGAATACTCAGATTCTGTAATGCACAAATACGTGATAGCTGGGATTATGCTTGGAAATGGGGAAACTATGATTGGTATAAATATCAGTACCCTAAATGTAAATTGCATCTATATGGGGATTTTAAATTTCTATCCAACAACTTAAGATCTCTCTACTGGGATGGATACCCTTTGAAGTCCCTTCCATCAAATTTTCATCCTGAGAAGCTTGTTGAGTTAAAAATGTGCTTTAGTCAGCTTGAACGACTATGGGAAGGAAACAAg TCTTTCCAGAATTTGAAGTTCGTCGAACTTTGCCACTCTCAACATCTAATCAAAACTCCAGACTTCTCTGGAGCTCCAAACCTCAGGAGAATATTTCTTGTTGGCTGTAGAAGCTTGGTCCTGGTTCACCCATCCATTGGAGCTCTCAAGAAGCTTATTTGCCTGAATTTAGAAGGTTGCAAGAACCTCAATAGTTTCTTGAGCAGCATCCATATGGAGTCTCTTCAAAATCTTAATCTCTCTGGCTGCTCAAAACTGAAGAAATTTCCAGAGGTGCAGGGAGCCATGGATAATTTATCAGAGCTTTCTTTAAAAGGGACTGCTATAAAAGGATTGCCATTGTCCATTGAATATCTCAATGGACTTGCTTTATTAAATCTGGGAGAGTGCAAAAGCCTTGATTCATTACCGAGCTTCATTTTTAAGTTGAAGTCCCTGAAAACTCTTATTCTTTCAAACTGCTCCAGACTGAAGAAGCTTCCAGAGATAGGGGAAAATATGGAGAGTTTGAAAGAGCTTTTTCTAGATGACACTGGTCTAAGAGAGCTACCTTCATCAATCGAGCATCTAAATGGGCTTGTTTTGTTGAAGctgaaaaattgtaaaaaactTGCAAGTCTTCCGGAAAGCATTTGTAAGCTGACGTCTCTTCAGACTCTTACTCTCTCTGGTTGTTCAGAACTGAAGAAATTGCCAGATGACATGGGGAGCCTACAATGTTTAGTAAAGCTCAAAGCAAATGGAACTGGTATACAAGAGGTACCCACCTCTATTACTCTTTTGACAAAGCTTGAAGTATTATCATTAGCAGGATGCAAGGGAGGGGAATCTAAGTCAAGGAATCTGGCTTTATCTTTGCGCGCATCACCAACAGATGGATTGCGTCCGTCTTTTTTGCCTGTTCTATGCCCCTTGAAAAAGTTGAATTTAAGTGACTGCAACCTATTGGAAGGAGGCCTACCCAGTGATCTTAGCTCCTTATCTTGGTTGGAATGTTTAGATCTGAGTAGAAACAGTTTCATCACCGTGCCTAGCCTCAGTCGACTTCCTCGACTCAATAGGCTCATATTGGAACACTGCAAGAGTCTTCGATCTTTGCCAGAGCTTCCATCAAGTATTGAAGAATTAGTGGCCAATGATTGCACATCCCTGGAAACCATTTCAAATCCATCAAGTGCATATGCATGGAGGAAGTCCACATTTTTCtactttgaattttctaattgcTTCCGACTAGTGGAGAATGAGCAGCGTGACAATGTGGAAGCTATCCTGTTGGGACCTTGTCTTGTTTCATCAAGACCCCAATACATGGCTCTAAGTGATCTTCTTGCCGCTCACAGG CGGGGTCTATCTATTTTCTATGACGCTGTTGTTCCTGGGAGTAGCATTCCAGAGTGGTTCACCCATCAGAGCCTGGGGTGTTCAGTAACTGTAGAGCTGCCTCCACATTGCTGTAGTACCAGGTTGATGGGATTGGCTGTTTGTGTTGTTTTCCACCCAAACATCGGCATGG CCCGAGCATCGATCACCTGA